The following are encoded in a window of Streptomyces griseiscabiei genomic DNA:
- the hydA gene encoding dihydropyrimidinase, which yields MSGRTVIRGGLVITASDELHADVLIEDGRVAALAASGTTAAEAWTAEHTIDATGKYVIPGGVDAHTHMELPFGGTFASDTFETGTRAAAWGGTTTIVDFAVQSVGHTLREGLDAWHAKAEGNCAIDYGFHMIVSDVNQDTLKEMDLLVQEGVTSFKQFMAYPGVFYSDDGQILRAMQRSADNGGLIMMHAENGIAIDVLVEQALARGETDPRYHGEVRKALLEAEATHRAIKLAQVAGAPLYVVHVSAMEAVAELARARDEGLNVFGETCPQYLFLSTDNLAEPDFEGSKYVCSTPLRPREHQAKLWQGLRTNDLQVVSTDHCPFCFVGQKELGRGDFSKIPNGLPGVENRMDLLHQAVVDGHISRRRWIEIACATPARMFGMYPKKGTIAPGADADIVIYDPHAEQVMSAETHHMNVDYSAYEGKRTTGRVETVLSRGELVITEREYTGHAGHGTYTPRSTCQYLT from the coding sequence ATGAGCGGCCGTACCGTAATCCGCGGCGGTCTCGTCATCACGGCCTCAGACGAGTTGCACGCAGACGTCCTGATCGAGGACGGCCGTGTAGCCGCTCTCGCGGCGAGTGGCACCACCGCCGCAGAGGCCTGGACCGCCGAGCACACCATCGACGCCACGGGGAAGTACGTCATCCCCGGCGGCGTGGACGCCCACACCCACATGGAACTCCCCTTCGGCGGCACCTTCGCCTCCGACACCTTCGAGACCGGCACCCGCGCCGCCGCCTGGGGCGGCACCACCACGATCGTCGACTTCGCCGTACAGAGCGTCGGCCACACCCTCCGCGAGGGCCTCGACGCCTGGCACGCCAAGGCGGAGGGCAACTGCGCGATCGACTACGGCTTCCACATGATCGTCTCCGACGTGAACCAGGACACGCTCAAGGAGATGGACCTGCTGGTGCAGGAGGGCGTCACCTCCTTCAAGCAGTTCATGGCCTACCCGGGCGTCTTCTACAGCGACGACGGCCAGATCCTGCGCGCCATGCAGCGCTCCGCCGACAACGGCGGCCTGATCATGATGCACGCGGAGAACGGCATCGCCATCGACGTCCTCGTCGAACAGGCCCTGGCCCGCGGCGAGACCGACCCCCGCTACCACGGGGAGGTCCGCAAGGCCCTGCTGGAAGCCGAGGCCACCCACCGCGCCATCAAGCTCGCCCAGGTCGCGGGCGCCCCCCTGTACGTCGTGCACGTCTCGGCGATGGAGGCGGTCGCCGAGCTGGCCCGCGCACGCGACGAGGGGCTCAACGTCTTCGGCGAGACCTGCCCGCAGTATCTGTTCCTCTCCACGGACAACCTCGCCGAGCCGGACTTCGAGGGCTCCAAGTACGTGTGCAGCACCCCGCTGCGGCCACGCGAGCACCAGGCCAAGCTGTGGCAGGGCCTGCGCACCAACGACCTCCAGGTGGTCTCCACCGACCACTGCCCGTTCTGCTTCGTCGGCCAGAAGGAACTGGGCCGCGGCGACTTCTCCAAGATCCCCAACGGCCTCCCGGGCGTCGAGAACCGCATGGACCTCCTCCACCAGGCGGTCGTCGACGGGCACATCTCGCGCCGCCGCTGGATCGAGATCGCCTGCGCCACCCCGGCCCGGATGTTCGGCATGTACCCGAAGAAGGGCACCATCGCGCCGGGCGCGGACGCCGACATCGTCATCTACGACCCGCACGCCGAGCAGGTCATGTCCGCAGAGACCCACCACATGAACGTCGACTACTCGGCGTACGAGGGCAAGCGCACCACCGGCCGGGTCGAGACGGTCCTCTCGCGCGGCGAACTCGTCATCACCGAGCGGGAGTACACCGGGCACGCCGGGCACGGCACGTACACCCCCCGCTCCACCTGTCAGTACCTCACCTAG
- a CDS encoding NCS1 family nucleobase:cation symporter-1, which translates to MTETVPSGPSIAQSADSSGRIELAPDAFPADSPFANEDLRPVPVSERKWTTYNFAALWISMAHCIPSWTLASGLVALGMDWKQAVFTIALANVIVLLPMLATGHAGPKYGIPFPVLARASFGLRGANIPAMIRAAVACGWFGIQTWIGGSGIFALGSKLTGGEWENAGKIAGNPWPLWLCFILFWALQIAIIYRGMDFLRHFENWAAPFVIVGALVLLIWIAVKADGFGALLDQPSKLGWGPDFWPVFFPSLMGMIGFWATLSLNIPDFTRFGASQKAQTWGQSLGLPTTMTLFAILAVLVTSGSEVVYGEAIWDPVTLAAKADNVFGLLFALITVLVATISVNIAANVVSPAYDLANLAPRLINFRTGALITGVVGVLIFPWKLISTPEFYIFTWLGVVGGLLGTVAGILIADYWIVRRTVLHLADLYTPGGRYWYASGWNWRAIAAFVVGGVLAVGGSYSTVSADGVSSGPFPHDGMIPFLKPLADYGWAVGLGTSMLLYVALMAGERKKVQAEARTEKVSV; encoded by the coding sequence ATGACCGAAACAGTCCCCTCGGGGCCGTCGATAGCCCAGTCCGCCGACTCCTCCGGCCGGATCGAGCTGGCCCCCGACGCCTTCCCCGCCGACAGCCCGTTCGCCAACGAGGACCTGCGTCCCGTACCCGTCTCCGAGCGCAAGTGGACGACGTACAACTTCGCGGCGCTGTGGATCTCGATGGCCCACTGCATCCCCAGCTGGACCCTGGCCTCCGGCCTGGTCGCCCTCGGTATGGACTGGAAGCAGGCCGTCTTCACCATCGCCCTGGCCAACGTCATCGTGCTGCTGCCGATGCTGGCCACCGGGCATGCCGGACCCAAGTACGGCATCCCGTTCCCGGTGCTCGCGCGGGCCTCCTTCGGGCTGCGCGGCGCCAACATCCCGGCGATGATCCGGGCGGCCGTGGCCTGTGGCTGGTTCGGCATCCAGACCTGGATCGGCGGCTCCGGCATATTCGCCCTCGGCTCCAAGCTCACCGGCGGTGAGTGGGAGAACGCCGGGAAGATCGCGGGCAACCCGTGGCCGCTGTGGCTCTGCTTCATCCTCTTCTGGGCGCTGCAGATCGCGATCATCTACCGGGGCATGGACTTCCTGCGGCACTTCGAGAACTGGGCCGCGCCCTTCGTGATCGTCGGCGCGCTGGTGCTGCTGATCTGGATCGCGGTCAAGGCCGACGGCTTCGGCGCGCTCCTCGACCAGCCCTCCAAGCTCGGCTGGGGCCCCGACTTCTGGCCGGTCTTCTTCCCGTCGTTGATGGGAATGATCGGCTTCTGGGCCACTCTGTCCCTGAACATCCCGGACTTCACCCGCTTCGGCGCCAGCCAGAAGGCGCAGACATGGGGCCAGTCCCTCGGCCTGCCGACCACGATGACCCTCTTCGCGATCCTCGCCGTGCTGGTCACCTCCGGCTCCGAGGTCGTCTACGGCGAGGCCATCTGGGACCCGGTCACCCTCGCCGCCAAGGCCGACAACGTCTTCGGGCTGCTCTTCGCCCTGATCACCGTGCTGGTCGCCACCATCTCCGTGAACATCGCGGCCAACGTGGTCTCCCCGGCGTACGACCTGGCGAACCTCGCCCCGAGGCTCATCAACTTCCGTACCGGCGCGCTGATCACGGGTGTCGTCGGCGTCCTGATCTTCCCGTGGAAGCTGATCTCCACGCCCGAGTTCTACATCTTCACCTGGCTCGGCGTGGTCGGCGGTCTGCTCGGCACGGTCGCCGGCATCCTCATCGCGGACTACTGGATCGTCCGCCGGACCGTCCTGCACCTCGCGGACCTGTACACGCCCGGCGGGCGCTACTGGTACGCGTCCGGCTGGAACTGGCGGGCGATAGCGGCCTTCGTGGTCGGCGGTGTCCTCGCGGTCGGCGGCTCGTACTCGACCGTCTCCGCGGACGGCGTGTCGTCCGGGCCCTTCCCGCACGACGGCATGATCCCGTTCCTCAAGCCGCTCGCCGACTACGGCTGGGCGGTGGGCCTGGGCACGTCGATGCTGCTGTACGTGGCGCTGATGGCCGGGGAGCGGAAGAAGGTGCAGGCGGAGGCGCGGACGGAGAAGGTGTCCGTCTGA
- a CDS encoding gamma-glutamyltransferase family protein, which produces MFTTRPTLQGTFGMVSSTHWLASQSAMAVLEDGGNAFDAAVAAGFVLHVVEPHLNGPAGEVPIILAPTGGEVRVLCGQGVAPAGASAAHYRGLGLELVPGTGPLAAAVPGAFDAWMLLLRDHGTKDLADVLKYAIGYAEDGHAPVENVGATVESVRDLFEKEWRSSAEVYLPDGRAPRPGELFRNPALAATWRRLLAETEGAGRRQGGEEGGRVARIEAAREVWRSGFIAEALVRQSGRPTLDTSGERHTGTLTPADLAGWSASYEAPATYDWNGWTVCKAGPWSQGPALLQQLALLPPELPAYGSAEYVHLLIEGCKLAMADREAWYGDAAPVPLDELLSDEYNAERRGLVGDKASYELLPGAPGGRTPRLSAHARVIASDEPGFSPMGVGEPTVAKGPGAAGEPGVAADGRTRGDTCHLDIVDRWGNMVAATPSGGWLQSNPVVPELGFPLGTRLQMAWLDEGLPNSLTPGRRPRTTLTPSLALRDGVPVMAFGTPGGDQQDQWQLHFFLAVALRPPVRGGLDLQGAIDAPNWHNDSFPGSFYPRGMRPGSVTVESRMSSETVAGLRRRGHDVVVGEAWSEGRLCAVARDPETGVLSAAANPRGMQGYAVGR; this is translated from the coding sequence GTGTTCACCACTCGACCGACGCTCCAGGGCACCTTCGGCATGGTGTCCTCCACGCACTGGCTCGCCTCGCAGTCGGCGATGGCGGTGCTGGAGGACGGCGGCAACGCGTTCGACGCGGCCGTGGCGGCGGGCTTCGTCCTGCACGTCGTGGAGCCGCACCTGAACGGGCCCGCCGGCGAGGTGCCGATCATCCTCGCGCCCACGGGAGGCGAGGTCCGCGTGCTGTGCGGGCAGGGCGTCGCGCCCGCCGGGGCGTCGGCCGCGCACTACCGGGGGCTGGGTCTAGAACTCGTTCCCGGCACCGGGCCGTTGGCCGCCGCGGTGCCGGGCGCGTTCGACGCGTGGATGCTTCTGCTGCGCGACCACGGCACCAAGGACCTGGCCGACGTCCTCAAGTACGCCATCGGGTACGCGGAGGACGGACACGCGCCCGTGGAGAACGTGGGCGCGACGGTCGAGTCCGTGCGGGACCTCTTCGAGAAGGAGTGGCGGTCGTCGGCGGAGGTGTATCTGCCGGACGGGCGGGCGCCCCGCCCCGGCGAGCTGTTCCGCAACCCGGCCCTGGCCGCGACCTGGCGGCGGCTGCTCGCCGAGACCGAGGGAGCGGGCCGTCGGCAAGGCGGTGAGGAGGGCGGTCGGGTGGCCCGGATCGAGGCGGCCCGGGAGGTGTGGCGCTCCGGGTTCATCGCCGAGGCCCTCGTCCGGCAGTCCGGCCGGCCCACCCTCGACACCAGCGGCGAACGGCACACCGGGACACTCACCCCGGCCGACCTCGCCGGCTGGTCCGCGTCCTACGAGGCCCCGGCGACCTACGACTGGAACGGCTGGACCGTGTGCAAGGCGGGCCCCTGGAGCCAGGGCCCGGCCCTCCTCCAGCAACTCGCCCTGCTGCCGCCGGAACTGCCCGCGTACGGGTCCGCCGAGTACGTGCACCTCCTGATCGAGGGCTGCAAGCTCGCCATGGCCGACCGGGAGGCCTGGTACGGGGACGCCGCGCCGGTACCGCTCGACGAGCTGCTGTCCGACGAGTACAACGCGGAGCGGCGCGGCCTCGTCGGCGACAAGGCGTCCTACGAGCTGCTGCCGGGCGCTCCGGGGGGCCGTACCCCGCGACTGAGCGCGCACGCGCGCGTGATCGCCTCCGACGAGCCGGGCTTCAGCCCGATGGGGGTGGGCGAACCCACGGTCGCGAAGGGGCCCGGGGCAGCGGGGGAGCCCGGGGTCGCGGCGGACGGGCGCACCCGGGGCGACACCTGTCACCTCGACATCGTCGACCGCTGGGGCAACATGGTCGCGGCCACCCCCAGCGGCGGCTGGCTGCAGTCCAACCCGGTGGTGCCCGAGCTGGGTTTCCCGCTGGGCACCCGGCTGCAGATGGCCTGGCTGGACGAGGGGCTGCCCAACTCCCTCACCCCCGGCCGCCGTCCGCGCACCACGCTCACCCCGTCGCTGGCGCTGCGCGACGGTGTGCCCGTCATGGCCTTCGGCACCCCCGGCGGCGACCAGCAGGACCAGTGGCAGCTGCACTTCTTCCTCGCCGTCGCCCTCCGCCCGCCCGTGCGCGGCGGACTCGACCTCCAGGGCGCGATCGACGCCCCGAACTGGCACAACGACAGCTTCCCCGGCTCCTTCTACCCGCGCGGCATGCGGCCCGGCAGCGTCACCGTCGAGTCCCGGATGTCCTCGGAGACCGTCGCCGGGCTGCGGCGGCGCGGCCATGACGTCGTCGTCGGCGAGGCCTGGTCCGAGGGCAGGCTCTGCGCGGTCGCCCGGGACCCGGAGACCGGGGTGCTGTCGGCGGCGGCGAACCCGCGCGGGATGCAGGGGTACGCGGTCGGCCGGTGA
- a CDS encoding Uma2 family endonuclease: MSTQPHSYAVADPETALKYAIQHIEGDRAQIVEGVIQQVVPSWDHEGIAAQIGRQLVPVLDRLGCYAGSGNLDLPGTSNWYVPDLAVVPKELTKGTGALVPDQTLLIVEITSESNGDTDRIVKRKRYAEFGAPLFLLVDRQERSTTLYASPGRLGYTEVRGPLPFGAPVPLPEPFDVELDTSEF; this comes from the coding sequence ATGAGTACTCAGCCGCATTCCTACGCCGTAGCCGACCCCGAGACAGCGCTCAAGTATGCGATCCAGCACATCGAGGGTGATCGTGCGCAGATCGTGGAGGGGGTCATCCAGCAAGTCGTGCCATCTTGGGATCATGAGGGCATCGCAGCACAGATCGGTCGGCAGCTGGTGCCAGTGTTGGACAGGCTCGGCTGCTACGCGGGGTCCGGCAACCTGGATCTGCCCGGAACGAGTAACTGGTACGTACCGGATCTGGCCGTCGTACCGAAAGAACTCACCAAGGGCACGGGTGCCCTGGTGCCTGACCAGACTCTGCTGATCGTCGAGATCACCTCGGAATCCAACGGCGACACGGACCGCATCGTCAAGCGCAAGCGCTACGCCGAGTTCGGTGCCCCGCTCTTCCTCCTCGTCGACCGCCAGGAACGCTCCACCACTCTCTACGCCAGCCCCGGGCGGCTCGGCTACACGGAGGTAAGGGGCCCGCTGCCCTTCGGCGCGCCGGTACCACTGCCGGAACCGTTCGACGTGGAGCTGGACACCTCGGAGTTCTGA
- a CDS encoding inositol monophosphatase family protein, producing the protein MIEDNETIDEFLARHASDVEEAIRKAAATEIMPRFRQLAEHEVDQKSGPHDLVTDADRKAELYLTEALAALLPGSVVVGEEAVHADPASYEAIQGEAPVWIVDPVDGTRQFVRGEPGFCTLVALAQGGVLRASWTYAPALDRLAVAIRGQGATLDGEPLRAGAPDPGRDLDIATSHPDYTTEDQKRALLGLWTDGVEPRSCGSAGLEYLAIARGRLDATAFSWEAAWDHAAGLLLVEEAGGAHLTLTGEPFRITGGNALPFTTARDAATARRVVGLLSGGA; encoded by the coding sequence ATGATCGAAGACAACGAAACCATCGACGAGTTTCTCGCCCGACACGCCTCGGACGTCGAGGAAGCGATCCGCAAGGCCGCCGCCACGGAGATCATGCCGCGCTTCCGGCAGCTCGCCGAGCACGAGGTCGACCAGAAGAGCGGCCCGCACGACCTGGTGACCGACGCCGACCGCAAGGCCGAGCTGTATCTGACGGAGGCGCTCGCCGCGCTGCTGCCCGGCTCGGTCGTGGTCGGCGAGGAGGCGGTGCACGCCGACCCCGCGTCGTACGAGGCGATCCAGGGCGAGGCGCCGGTCTGGATCGTCGACCCGGTCGACGGCACCCGCCAGTTCGTGCGCGGCGAGCCCGGCTTCTGCACCCTCGTCGCCCTCGCCCAGGGCGGGGTCCTGCGCGCCTCCTGGACCTACGCGCCCGCCCTCGACCGGCTCGCCGTGGCGATCCGCGGCCAGGGGGCCACGCTCGACGGCGAGCCCCTGCGCGCCGGTGCGCCCGACCCCGGCCGTGACCTCGACATCGCCACCTCCCACCCGGACTACACCACGGAGGACCAGAAGCGGGCCCTGCTCGGCCTCTGGACGGACGGGGTGGAGCCGCGCTCCTGCGGTTCGGCCGGGCTGGAGTATCTCGCCATCGCCCGGGGCCGGTTGGACGCGACCGCCTTCAGCTGGGAGGCGGCCTGGGACCACGCGGCCGGTCTGCTGCTCGTCGAGGAGGCGGGCGGCGCCCACCTCACCCTGACCGGCGAGCCCTTCCGGATAACCGGCGGCAACGCCCTGCCGTTCACCACGGCCCGCGACGCCGCCACGGCCCGCCGGGTGGTGGGGCTGCTGTCGGGCGGGGCCTGA
- a CDS encoding TIGR03842 family LLM class F420-dependent oxidoreductase, producing MDFGLVLQTDPPASRVIELMKRAENNGFTYGWTFDSAVLWQEPFVIYSQILSSTTKLTVGPMVTNPGTRTWEVTASTFATLNDMFGNRTVCGIGRGDSAMRVAGRKPNTLARISEAMKVIRSLGSGGEADLGGTVVSFPWIKEGAELPVWMAAYGPKALKMTGEEADGFILQLSDLYLTEYMVKAVKDAAVAAGRDPSEVKICVAAPAYVTEDDSPEALAHAREQCRWFGGMVGNHVADLVSKYGEHSAAVPEELTDYIKAREGYDYSHHGRADNPDTQFVPDEIVDRFCVIGTPEAHIEKLNALRALGVDQFAVYDMHDAQERVIDVYGSTVIPAVNGG from the coding sequence ATGGACTTCGGACTCGTCCTCCAGACGGACCCGCCGGCCTCGCGCGTCATCGAGCTGATGAAGCGCGCCGAGAACAACGGCTTCACCTACGGCTGGACCTTCGACTCCGCCGTGCTGTGGCAGGAGCCGTTCGTCATCTACAGCCAGATCCTCTCCAGCACGACGAAACTCACGGTCGGCCCCATGGTCACCAACCCGGGCACCCGCACCTGGGAGGTCACCGCCTCCACCTTCGCCACCCTCAACGACATGTTCGGCAACCGCACGGTCTGCGGCATCGGCCGCGGCGACTCGGCGATGCGGGTCGCCGGCCGCAAGCCCAACACGCTGGCCCGGATCAGCGAGGCGATGAAGGTCATCCGCTCGCTGGGCAGCGGGGGAGAGGCCGACCTCGGCGGTACGGTCGTCAGCTTCCCCTGGATCAAGGAGGGCGCCGAACTCCCGGTCTGGATGGCCGCGTACGGCCCCAAGGCCCTGAAGATGACCGGGGAGGAGGCCGACGGTTTCATCCTCCAGCTCTCCGACCTGTACCTCACCGAGTACATGGTCAAGGCGGTCAAGGACGCGGCCGTCGCCGCCGGACGCGACCCGTCCGAGGTGAAGATCTGCGTGGCCGCCCCCGCGTACGTCACCGAGGACGACTCGCCCGAGGCGCTGGCCCACGCGCGCGAGCAGTGCCGCTGGTTCGGCGGGATGGTCGGCAACCACGTCGCCGACCTGGTGTCCAAGTACGGCGAGCACTCCGCGGCCGTACCGGAGGAGCTGACCGACTACATCAAGGCCCGTGAGGGGTACGACTACTCCCACCACGGGCGCGCCGACAACCCCGACACCCAGTTCGTGCCCGACGAGATCGTGGACCGGTTCTGTGTCATCGGCACCCCCGAGGCGCACATCGAGAAGCTGAACGCGCTGCGCGCGCTGGGCGTGGACCAGTTCGCCGTCTACGACATGCACGACGCGCAGGAGAGGGTGATCGACGTGTACGGCTCGACGGTCATCCCGGCGGTCAACGGGGGCTGA
- a CDS encoding class I SAM-dependent methyltransferase, with amino-acid sequence MNRLPEVTEPAIPPLPAEILAYYERGGENTRLREGAGRLEFWRTQEVLRRLLPDAPARVLDVGGGTGVHAEWLAGEDGHEVEVVDPVPMHVERSGLLPRVTARLGDARELPAEDAAYDVVLLLGPLYHLPEHRDRVRALAEARRTVRPGGLVVAATINRFAALNDMLMRGTYFIPERRERTDDVSAHGRHRHSPEDPDFTTAYFADPAEVPGEFTEAGLAPEGQYGVEGVAWLMGGVEEWLDDPERREAVLAATRRIESEPSLLGASGHVLTVGRRSAED; translated from the coding sequence ATGAACCGGTTACCGGAAGTCACCGAACCCGCGATCCCTCCCCTCCCGGCGGAGATCCTCGCCTACTACGAGCGTGGCGGGGAGAACACCCGTCTCCGGGAGGGCGCCGGGCGGCTGGAGTTCTGGCGCACCCAGGAGGTTCTGCGGCGGCTGCTGCCGGACGCGCCCGCGCGCGTGCTCGATGTCGGCGGCGGTACCGGCGTCCACGCCGAGTGGCTGGCGGGGGAGGACGGGCACGAGGTCGAGGTCGTCGATCCGGTGCCGATGCACGTGGAGCGGTCGGGGCTGCTGCCCCGGGTCACCGCCCGGCTCGGGGACGCCCGCGAGCTGCCGGCCGAGGACGCCGCGTACGACGTCGTGCTGTTGCTGGGGCCGCTCTACCATCTGCCCGAACACCGGGACCGTGTACGGGCGTTGGCCGAGGCCCGGCGGACCGTGCGGCCGGGCGGTCTCGTGGTCGCGGCCACGATCAACCGCTTCGCGGCGCTCAACGACATGCTCATGCGGGGCACGTACTTCATCCCGGAACGCCGCGAGCGCACCGACGACGTCTCGGCCCATGGCAGGCACCGGCATTCGCCGGAGGACCCGGACTTCACCACCGCCTACTTCGCCGATCCGGCCGAGGTGCCGGGTGAGTTCACCGAGGCGGGGCTCGCGCCCGAGGGGCAGTACGGCGTCGAGGGCGTCGCCTGGCTGATGGGCGGCGTGGAGGAGTGGCTGGACGATCCGGAGCGCCGCGAGGCGGTGCTGGCGGCGACCCGGCGGATCGAGTCGGAGCCGTCGCTGCTGGGTGCGAGCGGGCATGTGCTGACGGTGGGGCGGCGGTCCGCCGAGGACTGA
- a CDS encoding nitrilase-related carbon-nitrogen hydrolase — protein sequence MSRVIRAAIFQTAWTGDKESMIQVHEQAARDAAAQGAQVMCFQELFYGPYFCQVQDKAFYEYAEAIPDGPIVKRFQALAKELGLVLVLPMYEEEQPGVLYNTAAVIDADGKYLGKYRKHHIPQVPGFWEKFYFRPGNAGWPVFDTAVGRIGVYICYDRHFPEGWRALGLGGAEIVFNPSATSRGLSRYLWQLEQPASAVANEYFIGAINRVGVEELGDNDFYGTSYFVDPEAQFVGEVASDKETELVVRDLDLAKLREVRDRWQFFRDRRPDAYGPLTAP from the coding sequence ATGAGCAGAGTCATCCGCGCAGCGATCTTCCAGACGGCCTGGACCGGCGACAAGGAGTCGATGATCCAGGTCCACGAGCAGGCGGCCCGCGACGCGGCGGCCCAGGGCGCGCAGGTCATGTGCTTCCAGGAGCTGTTCTACGGGCCCTACTTCTGCCAGGTCCAGGACAAGGCGTTCTACGAGTACGCCGAGGCGATCCCCGACGGCCCGATCGTCAAGCGCTTCCAGGCGCTCGCCAAGGAGTTGGGCCTCGTCCTCGTGCTGCCGATGTACGAGGAGGAGCAGCCCGGTGTCCTCTACAACACCGCCGCGGTGATCGACGCGGACGGCAAGTACCTGGGCAAGTACCGCAAGCACCACATCCCCCAAGTCCCCGGATTCTGGGAGAAGTTCTACTTCCGCCCCGGCAACGCGGGCTGGCCCGTCTTCGACACCGCCGTGGGGCGGATCGGCGTCTACATCTGCTACGACCGCCACTTCCCGGAGGGCTGGCGTGCGCTCGGCCTCGGCGGCGCCGAGATCGTCTTCAACCCCTCGGCCACCTCGCGCGGCCTCTCCCGCTACCTCTGGCAGCTGGAGCAGCCCGCGTCGGCCGTCGCCAACGAGTACTTCATCGGCGCCATCAACCGGGTCGGCGTGGAGGAACTGGGCGACAACGACTTCTACGGCACCTCCTACTTCGTGGACCCCGAGGCCCAGTTCGTCGGCGAGGTGGCCAGCGACAAGGAGACCGAACTCGTCGTCCGCGACCTGGACCTGGCCAAGCTCCGCGAGGTCCGCGACCGCTGGCAGTTCTTCCGCGACCGCCGCCCGGACGCTTACGGCCCCTTGACCGCGCCGTAG
- a CDS encoding phytoene desaturase family protein: MLDAVVVGAGPNGLTAAVELARRGFSVAVFEAKDTVGGGARTAELTLPGFHHDPCSAAHPLGVNSPAFRAMPLHRYGLEWLHADLPMAHPFLDGSAAVLSRSVAETAASFGPRDAGAYRRLVEPFLPRWDTLVRDFMSLPLSALPRDPVTLARFGLVGLPPSTWLMRRFKDEKAQALFAGLVAHVIAPLGGLATGAVGLVFALAAHAAGWPVARGGSQAVSDALTAYLKDLGGTVHTSYEVKRLDDLPPARAYVFDTSPTALARIAGFGSHYASYRYGASVFKLDYALDGPVPWTAEEARRAGTVQVGASRAEIGAALDAASRQGRAPDAPFLITVQPSLVDPGRAPEGKHVFWAYGHVPNGWTGDLTDAVERQLERFAPGFRDRVLARATAGPPELAAHNANYVGGDIACGAASGLQLLLRPKLSLTPYATPHPAVFICSSATPPGPGVHGMSGHNAAKAVWRRLRQEP; the protein is encoded by the coding sequence ATGCTCGACGCGGTGGTGGTGGGGGCGGGGCCGAACGGCCTGACGGCTGCCGTGGAGCTGGCCCGCCGCGGATTCTCCGTGGCCGTCTTCGAGGCGAAGGACACCGTGGGAGGGGGCGCCCGCACCGCGGAGCTGACCCTGCCCGGCTTCCACCACGACCCCTGCTCGGCCGCGCACCCCCTGGGTGTCAACTCGCCCGCGTTCAGGGCGATGCCGCTCCACCGGTACGGCCTGGAGTGGCTGCACGCCGACCTGCCGATGGCGCACCCCTTCCTCGACGGCTCGGCGGCCGTGCTGTCGCGCTCGGTGGCGGAGACGGCCGCCTCGTTCGGGCCGCGTGACGCGGGCGCGTACCGCAGGCTGGTCGAGCCGTTCCTGCCCCGGTGGGACACGCTCGTCCGGGACTTCATGTCGCTGCCGCTGTCCGCGCTGCCCCGCGACCCGGTCACCCTCGCCCGGTTCGGCCTCGTGGGGCTGCCGCCGTCGACCTGGCTGATGCGCCGCTTCAAGGACGAGAAGGCCCAGGCGCTGTTCGCCGGGCTCGTCGCCCATGTCATCGCCCCGCTCGGCGGGCTCGCCACCGGTGCCGTCGGCCTGGTCTTCGCGCTGGCCGCGCACGCCGCCGGCTGGCCGGTCGCCCGGGGCGGCTCCCAGGCCGTCTCCGACGCGCTCACCGCGTATCTGAAGGACCTCGGCGGCACCGTCCACACCTCCTACGAGGTCAAGCGTCTCGACGATCTGCCGCCGGCCCGCGCCTACGTCTTCGACACCTCGCCCACCGCGCTGGCCCGCATCGCCGGCTTCGGCAGCCACTACGCGTCGTACCGCTACGGCGCCAGCGTCTTCAAGCTCGACTACGCCCTCGACGGCCCCGTGCCGTGGACCGCCGAGGAGGCCCGCCGCGCCGGGACCGTCCAGGTCGGCGCGAGCCGGGCCGAGATCGGCGCGGCGCTCGACGCGGCCTCCCGGCAGGGCCGGGCACCCGACGCACCGTTCCTGATCACCGTCCAACCCAGCCTGGTCGACCCCGGCCGGGCTCCCGAGGGCAAGCACGTCTTCTGGGCGTACGGCCATGTCCCGAACGGCTGGACAGGGGACCTGACGGACGCGGTCGAACGCCAACTGGAGCGTTTCGCCCCGGGGTTCCGCGACCGCGTCCTCGCCCGCGCCACCGCGGGCCCACCCGAACTGGCCGCGCACAACGCCAACTACGTGGGCGGCGACATCGCCTGCGGCGCCGCCTCCGGACTGCAGCTGCTGCTGCGCCCCAAGCTCTCGCTCACCCCGTACGCCACCCCGCACCCGGCCGTCTTCATCTGCTCCTCGGCGACCCCGCCGGGCCCCGGAGTGCACGGCATGTCCGGGCACAACGCGGCCAAGGCGGTGTGGCGGCGGCTGCGGCAGGAACCCTGA